TAGGCCGATCTTTCCGTTGCCGAGATTGTCATGCCTATCGACTCGTGAGCCGAGCGCGGCCTTCGAGTCATTGATATGGAGCAGAGAGAGATGATTCAGGCCGATCACCCGATCGAACTCTGCGAAGGTCGTTTCTGCACCGCTTTGAGCCGAGAGATCGTATCCGGCGGCGAAAACATGGGCTGTGTCGAGACAGACCTCCAGGCGCTTGCGATCCTTCACTCCAACGAGGATCGCCGCGATTTCCTCGAAGCGCGCTCCGAGGCAGGCGCCCTGACCGGCTGTTGTTTCCAAAGTGATGCGCACCTTCAGCTCCGGGTTCTCGGCGTGCAACCTGTCAAGATTGCGAATGACACAGGCGATGCCGGCCTCGATACCCATGCCGAGATGGGAACCGGGATGGAGAACAAGAGAGCGGATACCGAGTTGCTCGCAGCGAAGCATCTCGTCGGCTAGGGAGCGCAGAGATTTCTCATGGTTCTCGGTTCCCTCGACCCCGAGGTTGATGAGGTAACCGGCATGCGCCACCACGGCTCCCAGCCGTCCCCGCATTGGATGATCAGTGAAAGCCTTCACATCCGCCTCAGGCAGGGGCTTGGCAAACCACTGCATGTTGTTCTTCACGAAGATCTGCATGGCCGTGCAGCCGATCCCGACAGCACGGTCAATAGCTGTCGCAACACCGCCGATCGTCGGCACATGGGATCCAAGGAGCGGGAGAATTTCGGATTTTGTGGTTTTGGTCACAGGGATGAAGGGGATGAAAAAGATGGAGGAACAAGATCTATGAAATGAAGTTCTTACCCTATGGAAATTTTCAGTTCGGCGCGATCCTGCTGAAGCTTCATATCCCATTTATCCACTTTACCCCTGTGAATCGTAAAATAGTTCCATATTCGAGTGTCGGCTGATAGCCAGAGATGATGACAACCACCCGCAGGGAGCTGCTCGCTTACACGCTCCCCTTTGTGCTTTTCATGGTCGGTCTGGCTGCTGTCTCCGCCGCCAAGGCGCTGGGGATCACCTCATTCTGTGGAGTGGTTCTGGACCCGATGTACTGGATCTATCCGATCCAAAGCAGTGTCTGCGCCGCGGCAGTGCTCTGGTTTTGGAAGAACTATGATTTCAGCGGAACCACAGGTGGGAAACTCCTGATCGGTATGGCAATAGGTCTTTTGGTGCTCGGACTCTGGGTCGCGCCGCAGGAGCTTTTCCATCAGCCGAGACGGATGGATGGATTCGACCCTGGAGTCGTTGCTGGCTTGAGCCCATGGATGCTAGTGGCCCGAGTTGCACGGCTTGTGCTGGTGGTGCCATTGGTAGAAGAACTGTTCTGGCGCGGCTTTTTGCTGCGCTATCTGGTGAATGAGGATTTCACGAAGCTGCCCTTCGGGAGCAGTTCCCGCTTCAGTTTCTGGGCGGTGGCGTTTGCCTTCACCTTGGTTCATTCGCCCGCCGACTGGCCCGCTGCCTTCTTGACCGGAGTGCTATTCAACCTTGTGGCCACCCGCACGAAGAGTCTCGCCGCCTGTGTCACAGCCCATGCTATGGCCAACCTGGGACTGGGTTTCTACATTTGTGCGACACGACAGTGGGGATTCTGGTAGGGTCGAATCCATGAAGGTTGGCATCGCCCAGATCAATACCACAGTCGGTGATTTCGCCGGGAATTCCGCGCGGATTCTGGCTGCCTATCATGAGCTGGTCGACCAGGGTGCCGATCTGGTGGTGACGCCCGAGCTCTCGATCACGGGCTATCCTCCACTAGATTTGATTTTTGCCGGGGAGTTCGTTGAGCGGAATCTGGAAACGCTTGCTGGGATCCAGACGGCCATCGGTGAGGTGCCGCTCCTCGTGGGATTC
This window of the Verrucomicrobiota bacterium genome carries:
- a CDS encoding deoxyribonuclease IV, which codes for MTKTTKSEILPLLGSHVPTIGGVATAIDRAVGIGCTAMQIFVKNNMQWFAKPLPEADVKAFTDHPMRGRLGAVVAHAGYLINLGVEGTENHEKSLRSLADEMLRCEQLGIRSLVLHPGSHLGMGIEAGIACVIRNLDRLHAENPELKVRITLETTAGQGACLGARFEEIAAILVGVKDRKRLEVCLDTAHVFAAGYDLSAQSGAETTFAEFDRVIGLNHLSLLHINDSKAALGSRVDRHDNLGNGKIGLDAFRWIMNAPALAEIPKILETPKGKDLAEDVEAMALLRSFLE
- a CDS encoding CAAX prenyl protease-related protein, with the protein product MMTTTRRELLAYTLPFVLFMVGLAAVSAAKALGITSFCGVVLDPMYWIYPIQSSVCAAAVLWFWKNYDFSGTTGGKLLIGMAIGLLVLGLWVAPQELFHQPRRMDGFDPGVVAGLSPWMLVARVARLVLVVPLVEELFWRGFLLRYLVNEDFTKLPFGSSSRFSFWAVAFAFTLVHSPADWPAAFLTGVLFNLVATRTKSLAACVTAHAMANLGLGFYICATRQWGFW